A genomic stretch from Georgenia muralis includes:
- the mtrB gene encoding MtrAB system histidine kinase MtrB, producing the protein MSRDVAQSRGASPPAAPALPRGSVPHRAGPATTYRPRATEPLRLRARRKILTAAGRWRTSLSVRVVTITVVGGAVALALLGGVIGNQVRDGLYDARVEQILADAALRSRDAQETFDSATATTGQQVQQVANDWIDALESSSSGALGTVLMRSPNESSAVTIAEPATNNAPREVVSDQMRAALAAEGGQHWQAVGLPAEDGEEPGIVVGATVTLPAAGTYELYTIYTLAPEEETIRLVLRVLSVGALALVVVLGAMVWVITRWVLRPVQEAARAAERIADGLLAERVPVRGHDELAVLGDSFNEMAESLQRQIERMEELSRLQQRFVSDVSHELRTPLTTIRMAGELIHDARDSFDPAVRRSAELLHTQLDRFESMLADLLEISRFDAGAAALEVEERDMRDIVERVVELNAILAERKGSEIRLQVPAGPCTVEVDSRRVERVLRNLLANAIEHGEGRPIDITVAASATTVAVRVVDHGVGMSAEEALHVFDRFWRADPARARTTGGTGLGLAISQEDARLHGGLLEAWGEIGVGASFRLTVPRHAGAVLGVSPVPLNPHEEPATITQEVSSAAGPESWSELAEEGS; encoded by the coding sequence GTGAGCCGGGACGTCGCCCAGAGCCGCGGCGCGAGCCCCCCGGCCGCGCCCGCGCTCCCGCGCGGCTCCGTCCCCCACCGCGCGGGACCGGCCACGACCTACCGGCCGCGCGCCACCGAGCCGCTGCGCCTGCGGGCCCGCCGCAAGATCCTCACGGCCGCCGGCCGGTGGCGCACCTCGCTCAGCGTCCGGGTGGTGACCATCACCGTCGTCGGCGGAGCCGTCGCGCTGGCCCTGCTCGGCGGCGTCATCGGCAACCAGGTCCGTGACGGCCTCTACGACGCCCGGGTCGAGCAGATCCTCGCCGACGCGGCTCTGCGCTCGCGCGACGCGCAGGAGACGTTCGACTCCGCGACGGCGACCACCGGGCAGCAGGTCCAGCAGGTGGCCAACGACTGGATCGACGCGCTGGAGTCCTCCTCCTCCGGCGCGCTCGGCACCGTCCTCATGCGCTCGCCCAACGAGTCGTCGGCGGTGACCATCGCCGAGCCGGCCACGAACAACGCACCCCGCGAGGTCGTCTCCGACCAGATGCGCGCCGCCCTCGCCGCCGAGGGCGGGCAGCACTGGCAGGCGGTGGGTCTGCCGGCCGAGGACGGCGAGGAGCCGGGGATCGTCGTCGGCGCCACCGTCACCCTGCCTGCCGCGGGCACGTACGAGCTCTACACGATCTACACCCTCGCCCCCGAGGAGGAGACGATCCGGCTCGTCCTGCGGGTGCTGTCGGTCGGGGCCCTCGCCCTCGTCGTCGTCCTCGGGGCCATGGTGTGGGTCATCACCCGCTGGGTGCTGCGTCCCGTCCAGGAGGCGGCGCGGGCGGCCGAGCGGATCGCCGACGGGCTCCTCGCCGAGCGGGTCCCGGTCCGCGGCCACGACGAGCTCGCGGTGCTGGGGGACTCCTTCAACGAGATGGCGGAGTCGCTCCAGCGCCAGATCGAGCGCATGGAGGAGCTCTCCCGCCTCCAGCAGCGGTTCGTCTCGGACGTCTCCCACGAGCTGCGGACCCCGCTGACGACCATCCGCATGGCGGGCGAGCTCATCCACGACGCCCGGGACTCCTTCGACCCGGCGGTGCGCCGCTCCGCCGAGCTGCTGCACACCCAGCTCGACCGGTTCGAGTCGATGCTCGCCGACCTGCTGGAGATCTCGCGCTTCGACGCCGGCGCGGCCGCCCTCGAGGTCGAGGAGCGCGACATGCGCGACATCGTCGAGCGGGTGGTCGAGCTCAACGCCATCCTCGCCGAGCGCAAGGGGTCCGAGATCCGGCTCCAGGTGCCGGCCGGGCCGTGCACGGTGGAGGTGGACTCCCGCCGCGTGGAGCGGGTCCTGCGCAACCTCCTGGCCAACGCGATCGAGCACGGCGAGGGCCGCCCCATCGACATCACCGTCGCCGCGTCCGCGACGACGGTGGCGGTGCGCGTCGTCGACCACGGCGTGGGCATGAGCGCCGAGGAGGCCCTGCACGTGTTCGACCGCTTCTGGCGCGCCGACCCCGCCCGTGCGCGGACCACCGGTGGGACCGGCCTGGGGCTGGCCATCTCCCAGGAGGACGCCCGGCTGCACGGCGGCCTCCTCGAGGCGTGGGGGGAGATCGGCGTCGGCGCGTCGTTCCGGCTCACCGTGCCCCGCCACGCCGGCGCGGTCCTCGGCGTCTCTCCCGTGCCGCTGAACCCCCACGAGGAGCCGGCCACGATCACCCAGGAGGTCTCGAGCGCCGCGGGGCCGGAGTCGTGGTCGGAGCTGGCGGAGGAGGGCTCGTGA
- a CDS encoding ComF family protein: MLAGVVGAGGPDGAGRWLGALRSAGRLVLPVECAGCGRWDVALCPRCRDLLAATPRRCGQDAPMLAGDGPPVWSVGAYAGAVRSVVLAWKNHRRRDISAALLGAVAGAARAWALDPALRAALGPAVGASRTVLVMPAPSGLRRRLAHRFVVGELADAVARGLASGLADHPAGVDRVLVVDALRRRGGGAHQAGRGARSRARNRRGGVVVAAPLPAGAAVVVVDDVVTTGATLAACVSALSDAGAHVVAGLALAGTPAPARPLRVPGGSVRADMPAATKCD; the protein is encoded by the coding sequence ATGCTCGCCGGTGTGGTGGGCGCCGGCGGACCGGACGGGGCGGGACGGTGGCTCGGCGCCCTGAGGTCCGCGGGGCGGCTCGTCCTGCCCGTGGAGTGCGCCGGGTGCGGGCGGTGGGACGTGGCCCTGTGCCCGCGGTGCCGCGACCTGCTCGCCGCGACCCCGCGGCGGTGCGGGCAGGACGCGCCGATGCTCGCCGGGGACGGCCCGCCGGTGTGGTCGGTGGGCGCCTACGCCGGCGCGGTGCGCTCGGTGGTGCTGGCCTGGAAGAACCACCGCCGCCGGGACATCTCCGCGGCGCTGCTCGGTGCCGTCGCCGGGGCCGCCCGGGCGTGGGCCCTGGACCCGGCCCTGCGTGCGGCTCTGGGACCGGCCGTCGGCGCCTCCCGCACGGTGCTCGTCATGCCCGCGCCGTCGGGCCTGCGCCGCCGGCTGGCGCACCGGTTCGTCGTGGGCGAGCTCGCCGACGCCGTGGCGCGCGGCCTCGCGTCCGGCCTCGCCGACCACCCGGCCGGGGTGGACCGGGTGCTCGTCGTCGACGCCCTCCGGCGCCGGGGTGGCGGCGCCCACCAGGCGGGCCGGGGCGCCCGGTCGCGGGCGCGCAACCGCCGCGGCGGGGTCGTCGTCGCCGCCCCGCTGCCCGCCGGTGCCGCGGTCGTCGTCGTGGACGACGTCGTCACCACCGGGGCGACCCTGGCCGCGTGCGTCAGCGCGCTGTCGGACGCCGGCGCGCACGTCGTGGCGGGCCTCGCCCTCGCCGGCACCCCCGCCCCCGCGCGGCCCCTGCGCGTTCCCGGCGGGAGTGTCCGCGCGGACATGCCCGCGGCCACCAAATGCGACTAA
- the mtrA gene encoding MtrAB system response regulator MtrA, translating into MNARLLVVDDDTALAEMIGIVLEAEGFEVVFCADGAQAPDIFRAEQPDLVLLDLMLPGLDGIAVCRIIREESDVPIVMLTAKSDTLDVVTGLEAGADDYVAKPFKPKELVARVRARLRRQEDPEPERLRIGDLELDVAGHEVTRDGVPISLTPLEFDLIVALARKPWQVFSREVLLEQVWGYRHAADTRLVNVHVQRLRAKVEKDPEHPEVIVTVRGVGYRAGAPQG; encoded by the coding sequence ATGAATGCACGCCTCCTCGTGGTCGACGACGACACCGCGCTCGCCGAGATGATCGGCATCGTGCTCGAGGCCGAGGGCTTCGAGGTCGTCTTCTGCGCCGACGGCGCCCAGGCGCCCGACATCTTCCGCGCCGAGCAGCCCGACCTCGTCCTGCTCGACCTCATGCTCCCGGGCCTCGACGGCATCGCGGTGTGCCGGATCATCCGCGAGGAGTCCGACGTGCCGATCGTCATGCTGACGGCGAAGTCCGACACCCTCGACGTCGTCACCGGCCTCGAGGCGGGCGCGGACGACTACGTCGCCAAGCCGTTCAAGCCCAAGGAGCTCGTCGCGCGCGTCCGCGCCCGCCTGCGGCGCCAGGAGGACCCCGAGCCCGAGCGCCTGCGGATCGGCGATCTCGAGCTCGACGTCGCCGGCCACGAGGTCACCCGGGACGGCGTGCCGATCTCCCTCACGCCGCTCGAGTTCGACCTCATCGTCGCCCTCGCGCGCAAGCCGTGGCAGGTCTTCAGCCGCGAGGTGCTGCTCGAGCAGGTCTGGGGCTACCGCCACGCCGCCGACACGCGCCTGGTCAACGTCCACGTCCAGCGCCTGCGGGCCAAGGTCGAGAAGGATCCGGAGCACCCCGAGGTCATCGTCACCGTCCGTGGTGTGGGGTACCGGGCGGGGGCACCTCAGGGGTGA
- a CDS encoding DUF72 domain-containing protein, whose protein sequence is MATVHVGISGWRYAPWRGTFYPPGLAQRRELEHVASRLSTVEINGSFYSLQSPSSYRAWSAQTPSDFVFAVKGGRFITHMKKLDDVAGALANFFASGVLALGEKLGPVLWQLPPQLPFDAGRVERFLDQLPTTTAAAAALARGHDARVKDPLTEAPADRLLRHAMEVRHESYRDPDFTRLLRERGVALVVADTAGRWPLLEEVTADLVYVRLHGDEELYVSGYDDAALDRWADRVRRWHADGRDVVVYFDNDVKVRAPFDAMALAGRLAGIAAEPTGVRPPVGPVRARRAVGDGAPGGSDPSAPPDAPAGLGGAGSAARHRTARPDPLPGR, encoded by the coding sequence ATGGCCACCGTCCACGTCGGCATCTCGGGCTGGCGGTACGCGCCGTGGCGGGGCACCTTCTACCCGCCCGGTCTGGCCCAGCGCCGGGAGCTGGAGCACGTCGCCAGCCGCCTGTCCACGGTGGAGATCAACGGGTCGTTCTACTCCCTCCAGTCGCCGTCGAGCTACCGGGCGTGGTCGGCGCAGACCCCGTCGGACTTCGTCTTCGCGGTCAAGGGCGGCCGGTTCATCACCCACATGAAGAAGCTCGACGACGTGGCGGGGGCACTGGCGAACTTCTTCGCCTCGGGGGTCCTCGCCCTGGGGGAGAAGCTGGGCCCGGTCCTGTGGCAGCTGCCGCCCCAGCTGCCTTTCGACGCCGGCCGCGTGGAGCGGTTCCTCGACCAGCTCCCGACGACGACGGCGGCCGCGGCGGCGCTGGCCCGCGGGCACGACGCCCGGGTGAAGGACCCCCTGACGGAGGCCCCGGCCGACCGGCTGCTCCGCCACGCCATGGAGGTGCGGCACGAGAGCTACCGGGACCCCGACTTCACCCGGCTGCTGCGCGAGCGGGGTGTCGCGCTCGTCGTCGCGGACACCGCCGGACGGTGGCCGCTGCTCGAGGAGGTCACCGCCGACCTCGTCTACGTCCGTCTGCACGGCGACGAGGAGCTCTACGTCAGCGGGTACGACGACGCCGCGCTGGACCGGTGGGCGGACCGGGTCCGACGGTGGCACGCCGACGGCCGCGACGTCGTCGTGTACTTCGACAACGACGTCAAGGTCCGGGCCCCGTTCGACGCCATGGCGCTCGCGGGCCGGCTGGCGGGCATCGCGGCGGAGCCCACCGGGGTCCGGCCGCCGGTCGGGCCCGTCCGGGCGCGGCGGGCGGTCGGTGACGGTGCGCCGGGCGGCTCCGACCCGTCGGCCCCGCCGGATGCGCCGGCCGGGCTGGGCGGGGCGGGCAGTGCGGCACGTCACCGCACTGCCCGCCCCGACCCCCTCCCGGGACGGTGA
- a CDS encoding LpqB family beta-propeller domain-containing protein, which yields MTPRRSVRLLAVLVAALVALAGCVSLPRSGPVSASQPELPPSEGIGLFAAGPREGASPQEIVEGFLTASAAGYSDEFLVARQFLAGSAVQAWQPLEQVRIYADNPAPSFGRTDDDGVRLTVAAEASVDSAGHYTESPPETTIEAGFTLVRNAAGEWRIVELDDGVLLPAANFRSLYAQGAVYFLTPEQDALVPDVRWYPRENQATALVRGLLDGPSQWLSPGVVTMVPAGTRMTVEAVTVADGVARVDLSADALSADPEQRAALYAQVERTLLGVPGVQLIQITAAGAPYEVTVPIPELSSYPYTTGSLVVVADGALAEVVAGEVVPLAGGSLAGLDARSPALGYESEQPTLVLLDGADRLVTAPAAQSQSFLLAQGSALVAPSVDIDGWVWTSPQESAGDVVAVQDSGTRVAVDVPWLEGGRVHALRISREGARAVVVWESGGRTLVDVAAVVRGLDGVPRALAEPVRIGERMTTATDAAWVDEQTVAVLGTSGGDAAPVVHLLPIGGPTSRLPAVDGAVTITAGRGDRSLVVGTESGRIYERNGASWRPVLTEAFFPTLPG from the coding sequence GTGACGCCGCGTCGCAGCGTCCGGCTGCTGGCCGTCCTCGTCGCCGCGCTCGTGGCGCTCGCGGGGTGCGTGAGCCTGCCCCGCTCGGGCCCGGTCTCCGCCTCCCAGCCCGAGCTCCCGCCGTCGGAGGGCATCGGCCTGTTCGCGGCCGGCCCCCGTGAGGGCGCCTCGCCCCAGGAGATCGTCGAGGGGTTCCTCACCGCCTCGGCCGCGGGGTACTCCGACGAGTTCCTCGTCGCCCGGCAGTTCCTCGCCGGGTCCGCGGTCCAGGCGTGGCAGCCGCTCGAGCAGGTGAGGATCTACGCCGACAACCCGGCGCCGTCGTTCGGGCGCACCGACGACGACGGCGTGCGCCTCACGGTCGCCGCGGAGGCCTCGGTGGACTCCGCCGGGCACTACACGGAGTCGCCGCCCGAGACGACGATCGAGGCGGGCTTCACCCTCGTGCGCAACGCCGCGGGGGAGTGGCGCATCGTCGAGCTCGACGACGGGGTCCTGCTGCCGGCCGCGAACTTCCGCTCGCTCTACGCCCAGGGTGCGGTGTACTTCCTCACGCCCGAGCAGGACGCGCTCGTCCCCGACGTGCGGTGGTACCCGCGGGAGAACCAGGCGACGGCGCTGGTCCGCGGGCTGCTCGACGGCCCCTCGCAGTGGCTCTCGCCCGGCGTCGTCACCATGGTCCCGGCCGGCACCCGCATGACCGTCGAGGCGGTCACGGTCGCCGACGGCGTCGCGCGCGTCGACCTCTCCGCCGACGCCCTCTCGGCCGACCCGGAGCAGCGGGCCGCGCTGTACGCCCAGGTCGAGCGCACGCTGCTCGGCGTGCCCGGCGTCCAGCTCATCCAGATCACGGCGGCCGGCGCGCCGTACGAGGTCACCGTGCCGATCCCCGAGCTCTCCTCCTACCCCTACACCACCGGCTCGCTGGTGGTCGTCGCCGACGGCGCGCTCGCCGAGGTGGTGGCCGGCGAGGTCGTCCCGCTGGCCGGCGGCAGCCTCGCGGGCCTGGACGCACGCTCGCCCGCCCTCGGGTACGAGTCCGAGCAGCCCACGCTCGTCCTCCTCGACGGCGCCGACCGGCTCGTCACCGCCCCCGCGGCGCAGTCCCAGTCCTTCCTCCTGGCGCAGGGCTCGGCCCTGGTGGCGCCCTCGGTCGACATCGACGGGTGGGTGTGGACGTCGCCGCAGGAGTCCGCGGGCGACGTCGTCGCCGTCCAGGACTCCGGCACCCGGGTCGCGGTCGACGTGCCGTGGCTCGAGGGGGGCCGGGTCCACGCCCTGCGGATCTCGCGCGAGGGGGCCCGCGCCGTCGTGGTGTGGGAGTCCGGCGGACGCACCCTCGTCGACGTCGCCGCCGTCGTGCGCGGCCTGGACGGCGTCCCGCGCGCCCTCGCCGAGCCGGTGCGCATCGGCGAGCGGATGACCACCGCCACCGACGCCGCCTGGGTGGACGAGCAGACGGTCGCCGTCCTGGGCACCTCCGGCGGCGACGCCGCACCCGTGGTCCACCTGCTGCCCATCGGTGGTCCCACCTCGCGGCTGCCCGCCGTCGACGGTGCCGTGACGATCACCGCGGGCCGGGGCGACCGCTCCCTGGTGGTGGGCACCGAGAGCGGGCGCATCTACGAGCGCAACGGGGCGTCGTGGCGACCGGTGCTGACCGAGGCCTTCTTCCCCACCCTCCCCGGGTAG
- the hpf gene encoding ribosome hibernation-promoting factor, HPF/YfiA family: MEIVVKGRNTEIADRFREQVEEKLGKIEQLAPRAQRVDVELTHERNPRQSDQAEKIEITVRDKGPVIRAEASASDRYGALDLAVGKLVERLRRVRDRRKDHHRYSPPPPGQVPSVEQEPEVEQEERPQPPTRPGESVEAQLGDSPVIVRQKLHEATPMTVDQALYEMELVGHPFYLFIDEETGQPCAVYHRHGWTYGVIRLDTVVTASNHVLDPAGRPA; encoded by the coding sequence ATGGAGATCGTCGTCAAGGGCCGCAACACCGAGATCGCCGACCGCTTCCGCGAGCAGGTCGAGGAGAAGCTCGGGAAGATCGAGCAGCTGGCCCCCCGGGCGCAGCGCGTGGACGTCGAGCTCACCCACGAGCGCAACCCGCGCCAGAGCGACCAGGCCGAGAAGATCGAGATCACCGTGCGCGACAAGGGGCCCGTGATCCGTGCCGAGGCCAGTGCCTCCGACCGGTACGGTGCGCTGGACCTCGCCGTCGGCAAGCTCGTCGAGCGGCTTCGCCGGGTCCGTGACCGCCGCAAGGACCACCACCGCTACTCGCCCCCGCCGCCCGGGCAGGTTCCCAGCGTCGAGCAGGAGCCCGAGGTCGAGCAGGAGGAGCGGCCCCAGCCACCGACGAGGCCGGGGGAGAGCGTCGAGGCCCAGCTGGGCGACTCCCCGGTGATCGTGCGCCAGAAGCTGCACGAGGCCACCCCGATGACGGTCGACCAGGCCCTGTACGAGATGGAGCTCGTCGGGCACCCGTTCTACCTCTTCATCGACGAGGAGACCGGCCAGCCGTGCGCCGTCTACCACCGCCACGGCTGGACCTACGGCGTGATCCGCCTCGACACGGTCGTGACGGCGTCGAACCACGTCCTCGACCCCGCCGGGCGGCCCGCCTGA